In Rhopalosiphum padi isolate XX-2018 chromosome 3, ASM2088224v1, whole genome shotgun sequence, the genomic stretch TTTCAAAAGCAGACTCAAGTAGAATTCTCAAACATAAGAATTAAAGAAACAGCCATTAGATTTTTAACAGTTGTTAACTTGTTTGACAAACCTAGACAGGTTAATATAccttttgaattatttacataattaatttctttttcttattggtttaatttatatttaatttttacagtttattttacCTTCTTCAAATGATGgtatatattttgatgtttatgAATTCACCTTACAACCAAATTCACAACGTAAGATATCCATTACCTGGCAACCATCTGTATATGGAAACATGCGAAAATTGATCAGAATAGAACAAGTAGATAACAAccgaaaatatgattttgttatttttggaaATTGTATTGATCCTTTACAGAAGAAACTAAAAGTAAGCTAAGATTTTTATCTGTACTTCTTGGTTTTGgtcttaatatttgttttttattttatttattcaatattgtattagttTAATGTATAGAGAATATTTTTCAGGGTGCTTCAGTAACATTTGCAAAgtctaaaaatacaaatttgactaaaaaaagatttaatagtGGTCAGAACAAAATAATCTTGAATAAAACAAGATTTGTTAATTGTGCAACAGAAAGAGTTATTTTAGTTGATAATGCTACAAAAATATCTGAACCTATTAGCGCTGTAGCTTTAGAATCGCCTATGAGACGGCAAACCTATTCAATTGGAGAGAAAGAAAATATACCAAATTTGGAAAACAATATGGTTGGCCAAGACAAAATCTTCACCAGTTCTGAGTATAGTCTTAAACATTCAGATAAAAATTACCAAAGTACCACATTCAATAATCCTTTAAAAACTCAAAGTGCAAATTATGACATAATGACTGACGATTCACTAGATGAATCACtcgaaaaattaattagtaCTAATTCTCCATTTAATGACTTCTTTTTGACTCCATTAAAAAGTACTGAAAACTTATTATCTCCATTCAGTaccacaaaaaaatgtataagtctTAATATAGCTGATGAAAACACATCATTCAATACATCACCATTTAAGCCAATAGATGCTTCAACTGCAGCTAAAATTTACACTCCTGATAATAGAAAACCAACTAGAATATCAGTAAATCTTTGTGAGAAATTTGAagaaataccaaaaaataaatttaatattgatgatacaacttttactaaaaatatcaacCCAAACAAATTTGCTCTGCCTCTAAAAGTTGAACAATCTTTCAACATATCACAAAATCATGAACAGTCTATCACTCGGACACCTATGCATCATACaagtaaatttacaaaattattcaatactaattttttttattattatttttcttattttaggaATTATTTCGAGCAATACTAAGCCCAAAAGACCatcatttgttattaaaaattctccTTACTACAAATGTAGCCCGAAATCATCAATGATCTCTAAGAATAGATTGAAACAATACAgtaagttattattacttataatacattaaatacattcttatatatttattaaattgtataaatagtgtattaatataaaagatgaataaacaaacacttatttttttttaggcatTCTTAGTCCACGGACTAAACATTTGAGAACTCCAAAGTTGGATAAATGTGATCAATATCTCAAATGCTTAGCAAATCCAGAACTTGTATATCACAATAATGCTGAAGAtccttttttaaaaatgtatgttaaagcATAatctattttgatttattatagtaatatgtatataatttaactaaattaatattaatattaatattatttatttatatttaaaagtatgttATTGATTGTggaaatgaatatataatatatatttgtattttaggtCTCAATATTATGAATCTGAATGGTTAGATCGCCAAGAATCTGATATGATTCGATGGTTAAATGCACTGCTTATGCCTACTGATAAGTTGGCAGATGAAGAACAAGTAAATGATTTGGAGCAAGCAGCAGTAGCTTGGGAAGAAGCATCTAAAAAAAGCCATAGAAATAAACCTATGCAATTTGCTACTCAAAAAGATCTTTTTGTATCTCAAATATACAAACAGTCTCCACAGCAGTGGAGCGCATTACGGAAAGCAACTACAAATCTTATTACATCTACAAATGTTGCAACTGTTTTATCAAAATTGACCATATCTATAGAAAAAGATTTTATAACAGTTCGAGATGATCGTCAAATACATTTGGATTTAAGTAAgattttttcactttaaaattatctgtatagttaatagttatgtattttattagatttaaagaaaaaaattacggaTCTGTTAAAATGCTATAATCCACTGTGGTTACGAATTGGTTTGGAAGCAGTGTATGGTCAAATAATTCACATAAATTCTGGATCCCATGACTTAGATGGTCTTGGATGGTTTATacgtaaaaatttgtttaataatgatTACATTAAACAAAAGTTTACCAAAGCTTCTGTTCTTCAAGTGAACCTTCCCACGTACaatgtaaagaaaaatatttgaaatttaatttataattttttgaaaaaaaaaatgtttcatattgCAGATTGCCATGAAAAAATTTATcttgagaaaaatatttatgcttgTATATTTTTTGGATCGTGCTAAAGAACAGCAATTGATTAGACATAATCCATGTCTTTTCAAAATAGATTCCCCTTATAAAGTGagtgtattaataatgtatttaatattataacctcTTATTACACAAagcaaatatttcttttatttatagagCAGCCATGATTTCTTGATGGGATTTTGTGCTGACATGGTAACAGCAAATGGTGATATAAATCGTCGGCTACGTAGTATTGGCTACAACTTGACCCATAAACAAACCCATTTGGATGAAGTTAATTATGCTGTTAAATCATTAAATGACCTTAGGGATGGCACTAGAATCACTAGAGTTGTAGAAATCTTGTTTAAAGGAGAACCACTGTCGCAGAAACTAAGACTTCCTGCTATATCGAAATTGCAGAAAATTCATAACGTTAATTTAGCATTAACAAGGATATCCGAACATATTAGTATTGAGGGAAATATAAGCACTCGTGACATTGTAAATGGTCACagagaaaaaatgttatcgcTATTCtggcaattaatttataagtatttaactcCTCGGTACAATAAAGCAGCAGTAACAATTCAACATTGGTGGCGAAACAATAACCtcaatttagtaattataaaaagaattagAGCTAAACAAACTTTTAAACGACACTTAGCTGCTACTAAAATACAAGCTACTGTCCGTGGTTATTTAACCAGAAAACATTGGCCTTATAAGCAAGTAGAATTGATTGCAAACCGTGAAAAGTTACATCTGGCGTCAactaaaatcaaacaatatctACAAGATAAACTTAAGCTTTTAACTGAAGAccgaaaacaatatataattttaagaagaaCTACTGTATTTGTGCAAAGAAAATTTAGATCAAAAATAGCAATGAAAAGAGATCGACAACAGTATATAAAAGCTAAAAAATCAGCTTTactaattcaaaaaatgtatcgTGGTTTTATGATAAGAAAAAACTGGTCACAAATAAAAGATTCCCTTATAATAGAAAAGATAAATCGAATtaatgctataaatataatcaaacgaTCTCTAAGAAAGAACTTGCCACCAACTGAAGACGAAttgtactataaaaaattaatacaggtAACATTGGCTGTTCAAAGAAGATTTAGGGCAAATAATCTGATGAAAGTACAGATGAAAGCATTTATTAACTTAAAGAAAAGTGCAATAGTCATACAACAAAAATTTAGAGCAAAACAAGCCATGGTTAAACAAAAAGAAgactatttaaaacttaaaatgtgtaCACTCAAGTTGCAAGCTGTTACTCGAGGTTATATTGTGCGAAAACAATGGCCTGTATTACATGCTGAGTTACAAGCTAATAGAATGCGTTTAATCAtctgtagtaatattattaagagaACGCTCAGAAATAATCTTCCATTAACAGAAGACCGTATTAAATTTCTCGATTTAAAAAGATCTGTCATTATTGTACAAAACCGATTCCGTGCTATGAAAGAAATGAAACTGCAAAgacaaaaatatctaaaacttaaaataataactctTAAGCTACAAAGTTTAGCTAGAGGATATATAGTAAGAAAGCAATGGCCATCTTTAAGAAATGAATTAGTAATAAAACgtcaatatttgattaattgtagcaatataattaaaagggcTTTGAGGAAAAATCTTCCATTAACAGAAGACCGTATTAAATTTCTCGATTTAAAAAGATCTGTCATTATTGTACAAAACCGATTCCGTgctttgaaaaaaatgaaaatgcaaAGACAACAATATCTAAAACTTAAAGCTATAACACTTAAACTGCAAAGTTTGGCCAGAGGATATATAGTAAGAAAGCAATGGCCATCTTTAAGAAATGAATTAGTAATAAAACgtcaatatttgattaattgtagtaatataattaaaagggcTTTGAGGAAAAATCTTCCATTAACAGAAGACCGTATTAAATTTCTCGGTTTAAAAAGATCTGTCATTATTGTACAAAACCGATTCCGTGCTTTGAAAGAAATGAAAATGCAAAGACAACAATATCTAAAACTTAAAGCTATAACACTTAAACTGCAAAGTTTGGCCAGAGGATATATAGTAAGAAAGCAATGGCCATCTTTAAGAAATGAATTAGTAATAAAACgtcaatatttgattaattgtagtaatataattaaaagggcTTTGAGGAAAAATCTTCCAGTTAATAAGAATCGTTTAAGATTTCTCGAGCTTAGAAGagctacaattattattcaaagtaGATTCAGGGCTAATAGACAAGTTAAAGAGTATCAGATATTGCGTAATAATGTTATCATGGTTCAAAGAAGATTTAAGGCTAATGTGGCTATGAGACAACAAAAATGCATTTATGTAGATACCAGAACAAAGATTATTCAACTGCAAGCATTCTTCAGACGACATTTGGTGCTTAAAAAATGGCCAGAGACTAGATGTGAATTAGAAACTAATAAGAAACGTTTAATTGCTGCTAGTAACACAATAAAGAAGTTCCTGCGCCTATGCTTGTTACCCACTCCGGATCGCttaagatatataaaattaagacaGTCTGTGATGAACCTCCAAGCAAGATATCGAGCCATTGTTGCCATGAAATCAGCAGAacgtgaatatttattattaaaatgtagtaCAATCACATTACAAAGACATTACAGAGCACGTAAAGCCATGTTGGTGCAAAAACAGCGATATGAGCTTCTGAAAAAGTCCACAATCATATTGCAAACTCATGTTAGAGGATATTTGGCGCGTAGACGTTGGCTTCAGTTAAAAGATAATATGGAAGTTGAACGTAGACTAGCGCTTGAAACTTTAGAGGtaagtttttgatattttatttttgaaataatttttcattctgTATTCAGCTTGGCGGCAGCTCGCATCATACCTCTTCTCCTTAGTAATTGGGTATTACATTCTTTTCTGCTTGTCATGcatatcacattttattttgagaaaaaaattctATTCTTTCCAAACATTACAAGTATTGTATACTATAAGATTTAAACATATTCAGTGCAAACGGTTGTTAGCTGGCCATGCGTTCCTATTTGAGTTGAAAATGAAAATGCGAGCTGCCGTTCAGTTACAAATTTGGATCAGGAACGTAATGTTAAACCGTAAACATTTACAGAAAAAGAATGTTGCGGCATCAAGAATACAAGCTATGGTCAGAGGATTTATGGTAAGAAAGAGATTACCCAAGATCAAGGAAGAATTACATATTCAAAAACTTGTGCGGGCTGCAACTTTGATACAGGtaaattaacaatttcaaaCTCACTTACAATTTTACAACTGAATACAGAGATTATCTATGGGAATAAACatggattaaattattaaacaggcTATATGGAGAGGTTATACTGTTAGAAAGAGGTATCAGTGTAGACGAGAAACAATTAGAATTCCCAAAAAAGGTGCTCTCACATTAGGCAAACGACACAATGACGTGGTTGATGTATTAAACAAGCAAAAAAGAAATGAATATTCTTATCGGGAACTTACTACAGTTTTCTGGAATTTAGGtaatgtatatttactataacatACTATTTAAACTGATAGAAAATCGAAATTATggcttaaataaaaatgtattaaataaacaactatatattaaatctatgttataaatgttatcctAATACTGTAATCAtttaaagaaatacaattttggaCTAcacataacttttaattaattaaatattatataatatgtatgtactcaatattgagtttattattatttattacttattacacagATTAAGGTTGTTattgattttcattttaaaaacatttaaatttaaaaaagaaataagtaTTTTTCGATTTATGTTTTATGCAGAATTTTCTTtgttaagaataattaaattaattatatcacatatagTTGCCaagttttctaaattaaatctattacaagtaattcaatatttcatctttttcaatatgttatttatggttttttcaaTGTCATACTTTGTTTTTAGATACATGTACAACCTTATCCAAAGAATTATGTTTGAAGACATCAGAAGGTACGATTGTTGACTACATGTTTCACTTTTTGCATTATTCCAATCAGTCTCAGCCTAGTCTTGAAGCAAGGGAGCCAGCCATCCGCGTGTTAACAAATCTACTTAAGTATCACGAAACCTCTTGGCACATCTGGGTGGTGAGTCCTTAAAcagttatctatattttttttattgtaaatcattattaataaggATATTACAGTCAGTAAGTctctaattttgtataatatttatttttattatacttaagacattgctaaaatatattaaaattatattattgtagagaACCGTAAATGCTGACATGGTCAAAGACCTGATCAAAATGATGAAAACATGTTGTGGAAAAATCAGTggcaaaaaattgtattgttcaaTCGCTACTTGGCTCTGGATAGCTCTACAAGACCCTGAAAAGAAAATTGTTAGTAtttctagttttattttatttaagaggaAACTTCATCTGCATTCTTTGTCTTACCAAATCATAACATAGcaaattgtatgttataaataatccagtttatgtttttatttctgtttaatactagaataaatttatcaattaaaaaacttaaattaataatattatttaggaaaTCTTAGTTTttctaagtacctataatactaccaataacaattttaaaatcatttgttttcaatattcttacttttaaattttataatagatcaatttcactataatatttggaggattttgattatttgtttttttcccaAAAGGAACATAACAAATTTATGTTAGTAGAACCTATACATTGGTGCTTTTAGCTACTCTCAGAGTTAATCAAGtatcaaacttaaagttaagaacattatttaaataatgttggtTTTTTTCACAATCAATGTaagctataaatataaaaattgttcaatttaaaatgctcaatttctttttcaaatttaaacataaaaaaaaaccaacaaaatcATAGATAAATTTCTTAGTTTTAAGTTTAGTAATAGGCCAATTCACTTAAATGCTTAAGCTAAAATCTCAAAATTGtttctattaaacaaaaattaactgtGTTACAAGTGTGAATTGCTGTAGTAATCTAagatattatgatgtaataacaaaatattactattttattactttttaatatttatcttctTTTCACTACACATTTTGCactcaaatatcaaaaattaaataatttgatgctctattatttcatgaaataaaattgtataagattAATTTCTACTTAaccatgataaattattatggaattggttaactattttactaaaactaaattataatattaattaatacacttAAATACTCAAGGAATGAACTTTTGAATAAACAGAGCAGCTtatgtttttagaaatatttcattactataattatacttacctatatattaaaacataaaaaaatgtcatctgAAAATTCCCCATTCAAAAATTTgcccataatttttattttatattgtt encodes the following:
- the LOC132923753 gene encoding protein abnormal spindle-like isoform X2 — protein: MSQFVTEFSPPVKFKSKHEDEANTVLDYCMVLAPFQKQTQVEFSNIRIKETAIRFLTVVNLFDKPRQFILPSSNDGIYFDVYEFTLQPNSQRKISITWQPSVYGNMRKLIRIEQVDNNRKYDFVIFGNCIDPLQKKLKGASVTFAKSKNTNLTKKRFNSGQNKIILNKTRFVNCATERVILVDNATKISEPISAVALESPMRRQTYSIGEKENIPNLENNMVGQDKIFTSSEYSLKHSDKNYQSTTFNNPLKTQSANYDIMTDDSLDESLEKLISTNSPFNDFFLTPLKSTENLLSPFSTTKKCISLNIADENTSFNTSPFKPIDASTAAKIYTPDNRKPTRISVNLCEKFEEIPKNKFNIDDTTFTKNINPNKFALPLKVEQSFNISQNHEQSITRTPMHHTRIISSNTKPKRPSFVIKNSPYYKCSPKSSMISKNRLKQYSILSPRTKHLRTPKLDKCDQYLKCLANPELVYHNNAEDPFLKMSQYYESEWLDRQESDMIRWLNALLMPTDKLADEEQVNDLEQAAVAWEEASKKSHRNKPMQFATQKDLFVSQIYKQSPQQWSALRKATTNLITSTNVATVLSKLTISIEKDFITVRDDRQIHLDLNLKKKITDLLKCYNPLWLRIGLEAVYGQIIHINSGSHDLDGLGWFIRKNLFNNDYIKQKFTKASVLQVNLPTYNIAMKKFILRKIFMLVYFLDRAKEQQLIRHNPCLFKIDSPYKSSHDFLMGFCADMVTANGDINRRLRSIGYNLTHKQTHLDEVNYAVKSLNDLRDGTRITRVVEILFKGEPLSQKLRLPAISKLQKIHNVNLALTRISEHISIEGNISTRDIVNGHREKMLSLFWQLIYKYLTPRYNKAAVTIQHWWRNNNLNLVIIKRIRAKQTFKRHLAATKIQATVRGYLTRKHWPYKQVELIANREKLHLASTKIKQYLQDKLKLLTEDRKQYIILRRTTVFVQRKFRSKIAMKRDRQQYIKAKKSALLIQKMYRGFMIRKNWSQIKDSLIIEKINRINAINIIKRSLRKNLPPTEDELYYKKLIQVTLAVQRRFRANNLMKVQMKAFINLKKSAIVIQQKFRAKQAMVKQKEDYLKLKMCTLKLQAVTRGYIVRKQWPVLHAELQANRMRLIICSNIIKRTLRNNLPLTEDRIKFLDLKRSVIIVQNRFRAMKEMKLQRQKYLKLKIITLKLQSLARGYIVRKQWPSLRNELVIKRQYLINCSNIIKRALRKNLPLTEDRIKFLDLKRSVIIVQNRFRALKKMKMQRQQYLKLKAITLKLQSLARGYIVRKQWPSLRNELVIKRQYLINCSNIIKRALRKNLPLTEDRIKFLGLKRSVIIVQNRFRALKEMKMQRQQYLKLKAITLKLQSLARGYIVRKQWPSLRNELVIKRQYLINCSNIIKRALRKNLPVNKNRLRFLELRRATIIIQSRFRANRQVKEYQILRNNVIMVQRRFKANVAMRQQKCIYVDTRTKIIQLQAFFRRHLVLKKWPETRCELETNKKRLIAASNTIKKFLRLCLLPTPDRLRYIKLRQSVMNLQARYRAIVAMKSAEREYLLLKCSTITLQRHYRARKAMLVQKQRYELLKKSTIILQTHVRGYLARRRWLQLKDNMEVERRLALETLEKKNVAASRIQAMVRGFMVRKRLPKIKEELHIQKLVRAATLIQAIWRGYTVRKRYQCRRETIRIPKKGALTLGKRHNDVVDVLNKQKRNEYSYRELTTVFWNLDTCTTLSKELCLKTSEGTIVDYMFHFLHYSNQSQPSLEAREPAIRVLTNLLKYHETSWHIWVRTVNADMVKDLIKMMKTCCGKISGKKLYCSIATWLWIALQDPEKKIYIKKIPSAIVDIKFMMDTLKKRYTISKVDKKTMVLPSTRPTWSIGSKCQKCFDSDFFATIEICKLLNI
- the LOC132923753 gene encoding protein abnormal spindle-like isoform X1; translated protein: MSQFVTEFSPPVKFKSKHEDEANTVLDYCMVLAPFQKQTQVEFSNIRIKETAIRFLTVVNLFDKPRQFILPSSNDGIYFDVYEFTLQPNSQRKISITWQPSVYGNMRKLIRIEQVDNNRKYDFVIFGNCIDPLQKKLKGASVTFAKSKNTNLTKKRFNSGQNKIILNKTRFVNCATERVILVDNATKISEPISAVALESPMRRQTYSIGEKENIPNLENNMVGQDKIFTSSEYSLKHSDKNYQSTTFNNPLKTQSANYDIMTDDSLDESLEKLISTNSPFNDFFLTPLKSTENLLSPFSTTKKCISLNIADENTSFNTSPFKPIDASTAAKIYTPDNRKPTRISVNLCEKFEEIPKNKFNIDDTTFTKNINPNKFALPLKVEQSFNISQNHEQSITRTPMHHTRIISSNTKPKRPSFVIKNSPYYKCSPKSSMISKNRLKQYSILSPRTKHLRTPKLDKCDQYLKCLANPELVYHNNAEDPFLKMSQYYESEWLDRQESDMIRWLNALLMPTDKLADEEQVNDLEQAAVAWEEASKKSHRNKPMQFATQKDLFVSQIYKQSPQQWSALRKATTNLITSTNVATVLSKLTISIEKDFITVRDDRQIHLDLNLKKKITDLLKCYNPLWLRIGLEAVYGQIIHINSGSHDLDGLGWFIRKNLFNNDYIKQKFTKASVLQVNLPTYNIAMKKFILRKIFMLVYFLDRAKEQQLIRHNPCLFKIDSPYKSSHDFLMGFCADMVTANGDINRRLRSIGYNLTHKQTHLDEVNYAVKSLNDLRDGTRITRVVEILFKGEPLSQKLRLPAISKLQKIHNVNLALTRISEHISIEGNISTRDIVNGHREKMLSLFWQLIYKYLTPRYNKAAVTIQHWWRNNNLNLVIIKRIRAKQTFKRHLAATKIQATVRGYLTRKHWPYKQVELIANREKLHLASTKIKQYLQDKLKLLTEDRKQYIILRRTTVFVQRKFRSKIAMKRDRQQYIKAKKSALLIQKMYRGFMIRKNWSQIKDSLIIEKINRINAINIIKRSLRKNLPPTEDELYYKKLIQVTLAVQRRFRANNLMKVQMKAFINLKKSAIVIQQKFRAKQAMVKQKEDYLKLKMCTLKLQAVTRGYIVRKQWPVLHAELQANRMRLIICSNIIKRTLRNNLPLTEDRIKFLDLKRSVIIVQNRFRAMKEMKLQRQKYLKLKIITLKLQSLARGYIVRKQWPSLRNELVIKRQYLINCSNIIKRALRKNLPLTEDRIKFLDLKRSVIIVQNRFRALKKMKMQRQQYLKLKAITLKLQSLARGYIVRKQWPSLRNELVIKRQYLINCSNIIKRALRKNLPLTEDRIKFLGLKRSVIIVQNRFRALKEMKMQRQQYLKLKAITLKLQSLARGYIVRKQWPSLRNELVIKRQYLINCSNIIKRALRKNLPVNKNRLRFLELRRATIIIQSRFRANRQVKEYQILRNNVIMVQRRFKANVAMRQQKCIYVDTRTKIIQLQAFFRRHLVLKKWPETRCELETNKKRLIAASNTIKKFLRLCLLPTPDRLRYIKLRQSVMNLQARYRAIVAMKSAEREYLLLKCSTITLQRHYRARKAMLVQKQRYELLKKSTIILQTHVRGYLARRRWLQLKDNMEVERRLALETLECKRLLAGHAFLFELKMKMRAAVQLQIWIRNVMLNRKHLQKKNVAASRIQAMVRGFMVRKRLPKIKEELHIQKLVRAATLIQAIWRGYTVRKRYQCRRETIRIPKKGALTLGKRHNDVVDVLNKQKRNEYSYRELTTVFWNLDTCTTLSKELCLKTSEGTIVDYMFHFLHYSNQSQPSLEAREPAIRVLTNLLKYHETSWHIWVRTVNADMVKDLIKMMKTCCGKISGKKLYCSIATWLWIALQDPEKKIYIKKIPSAIVDIKFMMDTLKKRYTISKVDKKTMVLPSTRPTWSIGSKCQKCFDSDFFATIEICKLLNI